One Nerophis lumbriciformis linkage group LG21, RoL_Nlum_v2.1, whole genome shotgun sequence DNA segment encodes these proteins:
- the LOC133621377 gene encoding tetranectin-like, giving the protein MECKGVRTLMLVLLMVTCSLQQTPPKKKPVRKEKDAAIEELQRQINDIVQDLDRLKEEQALQRVCLKGTKITGKCVLADPVKKSYHTASEDCNALGGYLAAPSSADENDQLTKYIQQSVGPGEQVWLGVNDMVTEGTWANQSGDSISFKNWDTSSSRSRQPDGGTSQNCAVLSVAAQGKWSDEKCSDENPSVCQFNIV; this is encoded by the exons ATGGAGTGCAAAGGTGTACGCACGCTGATGCTCGTCCTACTGATGGTGACCTGCTCGCTCCAGCAGACGCCACCAAAGAAGAAGCCGGTACGAAAAG AAAAGGATGCTGCCATTGAGGAGCTGCAGAGACAGATCAATGACATTGTGCAGGACCTCGACCGCCTGAAAGAAGAACAGGCTTTGCAAAGAG TGTGTTTGAAGGGCACCAAGATCACTGGCAAGTGTGTCCTGGCCGACCCAGTGAAGAAGTCCTACCACACGGCCAGCGAGGACTGCAACGCTCTCGGCGGCTACCTCGCTGCTCCCTCGTCGGCCGATGAAAACGATCAGCTGACCAAGTACATCCAACAAAGCGTCGGTCCGGGTGAGCAAGTCTGGCTGGGCGTCAACGACATGGTGACCGAGGGAACTTGGGCGAACCAGAGCGGCGACAGCATCTCCTTCAAGAACTGGGACACGTCCAGCAGCCGGTCCCGCCAGCCGGACGGCGGCACGTCCCAGAACTGCGCCGTCCTCTCTGTGGCCGCCCAGGGGAAGTGGTCTGACGAGAAATGCAGCGACGAAAACCCCTCTGTGTGTCAGTTCAACATTGTGTGA